In the Plectropomus leopardus isolate mb chromosome 5, YSFRI_Pleo_2.0, whole genome shotgun sequence genome, one interval contains:
- the LOC121943677 gene encoding TLC domain-containing protein 3A-like yields the protein LLVFARSSFSLPSFSCVDVSPDVQLGLDSTRLHRINGVIVLLSFLICRILIFPFMYWMYGRQFGIPLHRVPFRLPLQCNVGNLVILAPQIYWFILLLKKANRLYLRQRTGTADGNNDRPKTD from the coding sequence CTCCTCGTCTTTGCTCGATCGTCTTTTTCACTCCCCTCCTTCTCGTGTGTCGACGTGTCCCCTGACGTCCAGCTGGGCCTCGACAGCACCAGGCTGCACAGAATCAACGGCGTCATCGTGCTGCTGAGTTTCCTCATCTGTCGGATCCTGATCTTCCCGTTCATGTACTGGATGTACGGCCGGCAGTTTGGGATTCCTCTCCACAGAGTGCCTTTCCGTCTGCCTCTGCAGTGCAACGTGGGTAACCTGGTGATCCTGGCTCCACAGATCTACTGGTTCATCCTGCTGCTGAAGAAAGCCAACAGACTCTACCTGCGACAGAGAACAGGGACGGCAGACGGGAACAACGACAGGCCAAAGACGGACTGA
- the dhrs13b.2 gene encoding tapasin-related protein, which yields MMSLLLKILGFLSLCLGVQCVHQVSWLPCQFTDEHVFVNNEGHTETQLIHRDAMLQFGQKGDAPVNPYAITFLITGSKLDLRRHVEGVEAEQLECELHRYSTEGNYVRWPVQEGAQEYNYWFICTLRDTKGLFTVTSFLRHPSDQPAPGQQDYRKWPAIGDRDILITTVTMVVKTQSPSVKAGLGSQQKLHCQFAVDHKGPNVTVEWHFQHRGERTRLFSHTSRSGQTQGTGVGLRSLAGGDASYTLPFTKMSSEGTYICSVSVNPLFVSLDLSLHIEEPPRVSLNIGPTLSLQEGGEQRVTCDAESYYPLDVEIKWYVQDPAAVGQRVGAPLPRELQNVLLSSHKHNQDKTFSLTSFFYLQASLRDSGRQFTCSVSHRSLRVPIRKSFTLTVEEPSSWMFHLTAGCTVVTLVVVLLVLLRYLHTARKKSVQKKPY from the exons ATGATGAGCCTGCTTTTAAAGATACTCGGCTTCTTGTCTCTGTGTTTAG GTGTGCAGTGTGTCCATCAGGTGTCATGGCTGCCCTGTCAGTTCACTGATgaacatgtgtttgtgaataACGAGGGTCACACGGAGACTCAGCTCATCCACAGAGACGCTATGCTGCAGTTTGGTCAAAAAGGAGACGCTCCAGTTAATCCATATGCCATCACTTTCCTGATTACTG GATCTAAGTTGGACCTGCGGCGGCACGTTGAAGGAGTGGAAGCGGAGCAGTTGGAGTGTGAGCTGCATCGGTACAGTACAGAGGGCAACTATGTCCGCTGGCCAGTCCAGGAGGGGGCCCAGGAGTACAACTACTGGTTTATCTGCACCCTCAGAGACACCAAGGGCCTGTTCACAGTCACCAGCTTCCTCAGACACCCCTCTGACCAGCCCGCCCCAGGACAGCAGGACTACCGTAAATGGCCTGCCATCGGGGACAGAGACATACTCATCACAACAG TCACCATGGTCGTTAAAACACAGTCTCCATCAGTGAAAGCGGGTCTGGGCTCCCAACAAAAGCTCCACTGCCAGTTTGCTGTTGACCACAAAGGACCGAACGTCACTGTGGAGTGGCACTTTCAACACCGTGGAGAGAGAACGAGACTCTTCAGTCACACCAGCCGCTCGGGACAGACCCAGGGGACCGGGGTGGGGCTCAGGAGCCTGGCAGGCGGCGATGCTTCCTACACCCTCCCCTTCACCAAGATGAGCAGTGAAGGGACGTACATTTGTTCGGTGTCAGTGAATCCGCTGTTCGTCAGTCTGGATTTAAGTCTGCATATCGAAG AGCCTCCACGTGTGTCCCTCAACATCGGACCCACTCTGTCCCTGCAGGAGGGCGGGGAGCAGAGGGTCACGTGTGACGCAGAGAGCTACTACCCTCTGGATGTGGAGATAAAGTGGTACGTGCAGGACCCGGCGGCGGTGGGCCAGAGGGTGGGCGCTCCTCTCCCGAGGGAGCTGCAGAACGTTCTGCTGTCCAGCCACAAACACAACCAGGACAAGACCTTCTCGCTGACGTCTTTCTTCTACCTCCAGGCTTCACTCAGGGACTCGGGGAGACAGTTCACATGCAGCGTCTCCCATCGGTCCCTGAGAGTGCCCATCAGAAAGAGCTTCACCCTGACTGTTGAAG agCCCAGCAGCTGGATGTTTCACCTCACCGCTGGCTGCACTGTGGTCACGCTGGTGGTCGTTCTGTTGGTGCTGCTGCGTTACCTGCACACAG caagaaaaaaatcagtgcag AAGAAGCCATACTGA
- the gemin4 gene encoding gem-associated protein 4, whose amino-acid sequence MEPTMNKETAVLQGAFLQADKLCRPSSLSSLQKADWSRVGRPVLEAVREISGQDELGGHPPTAALGWIKKLVGAVWLKALSGETGKDVEMSWRENPFFPLENGLPEVNRVVLLEVVRSMAAAPIFANFLLCLPESQICSELEGLVQHVRSGPTTEDDVRLFLEVWWELWKGKDETKAGGEDSIETMFARQFARILSKSSGLSPQAAKRLKLDASDLPASSLTPDVLHILLHALKDIKDHISTTELCLQALSISLDALYSAFLIDKAVVFPTKEKMHILSKVVGIREKNDEKLSPELIREAQRDLRASHTPSQFQPSSMTLGESLKIITEFVQFEQKSGLLKVTDSSNLRYSAFKLEQSVQRVLTALQVPEIETETDDEEKNVLRGLLESLVFPATESTPEVNARVTMLIINHRLEDYENFAVLFASERSLAACDELWMDCLEKNQAAFQQHDTLIELTSTLMSKLHSDSANVSHCRKLMKVIADIFSALSLEGKNKALAAMLSLSSRGFFDCPVPSAVTDGFEQELNMAFNCIIQGGGAAASQGTLNTAVSLVARVAFQNPEAALRSCCHSAIFNKGAFSLMAKILQQLPGLRGQRERKDEAQSDDEKSREADESMDEGKDVVSGSALLCRCLREIIKTKSLSASEKEQFLKYLGLLMTPDMTSEGEEHKRESFLTPQEVVNVFVLPNLSTTAQSSFDVELSLQLLHSALSVDVQEPASSPHWVMDCFPFPLLYVLAQLLNQTLRCWEQPAEDSVHHWTMDTKELLVSVLITLGQVVGAEVAAAPSSWSRALFWLYNKMEELDWTVRFHLKPIWGEHFKNEVPSSLLTVCDLPEQEWSGLDLSQYGQGTGLLAWMECCSTSDALLSTMLSRLSLDQRRPDHVSMFSKGLLVALTQTLPWCSVSQWTRLLRVLRELITSGRLHIPFSLEYVDYLPLLDLRRFSCELRLSVLLLRVLQLLCGSSCSDWLAADGWAHVGRLYAHAVRDMMNSVRAKLPLPTSSAVTVSASTSPSCTSVKAPKMSKDLHQAEDCPLTSKKSPMEDEVETAPCQEVLFVLSQLFCHVQHIQVMMPGGQCEPLFLCSLEILSHYEAIMAAFPNSSNALESDNTRHFFSTITDNLENLEMKAVLQQKIAQLVSSAA is encoded by the exons ATGGAACCGACGATGAACAAAg AAACAGCTGTTCTTCAGGGTGCCTTCCTCCAGGCTGATAAACTGTGTCGCCCCTCATCCCTGTCCTCCCTTCAGAAGGCAGACTGGAGCAGAGTGGGACGTCCCGTCCTGGAGGCAGTCAGAGAAATCAGTGGACAGGATGAACTCGGTGGTCATCCCCCCACAGCGGCTCTCGGCTGGATAAAGAAATTAGTTGGTGCTGTGTGGCTGAAGGCGTTGAGCGGGGAGACTGGAAAAGATGTAGAAATGTCCTGGAGGGAGAACCCTTTCTTCCCTCTTGAGAACGGCCTCCCCGAGGTCAACCGTGTCGTCCTGCTGGAAGTGGTGCGGTCGATGGCAGCTGCTCCGATATTTGCCAATTTCCTCTTGTGTCTTCCCGAATCTCAGATCTGTTCTGAGCTTGAAGGGCTGGTGCAACACGTGAGGAGCGGCCCTACGACGGAGGATGATGTTCGACTTTTTTTAGAGGTTTGGTGGGAACTGTGGAAAGGCAAAGATGAGACGAAAGCTGGAGGAGAGGACAGCATAGAGACAATGTTCGCCAGACAATTTGCTCGTATCTTATCTAAGTCTTCCGGTCTGTCTCCTCAGGCCGCCAAGAGGTTAAAGCTTGACGCATCAGATCTACCAGCATCATCACTAACCCCTGATGTCCTGCACATTCTCCTCCATGCACTTAAAGATATAAAAGATCACATATCGACGACTGAACTTTGCCTCCAGgccctctccatctctcttgaTGCTCTCTATTCAGCCTTCCTGATAGACAAAGCAGTCGTATTTCCAACCAAAGAGAAGATGCACATCCTGTCTAAAGTCGTAGGCATCAGAGAAAAGAATGATGAGAAACTGAGTCCTGAACTTATTCGGGAGGCTCAGAGAGACCTACGAGCGTCTCACACACCTTCTCAGTTTCAGCCCAGCAGCATGACGCTCGGTGAATCCTTAAAGATTATAACAGAATTTGTTCAGTTTGAGCAAAAAAGTGGGCTCTTGAAAGTGACTGACAGCTCTAATCTGAGATACTCAGCGTTCAAACTGGAACAAAGTGTTCAGAGAGTCCTGACAGCTCTACAAGTGCCTGAAATAGAGACTGAAACAGATGATGAAGAGAAGAATGTACTCAGAGGTTTGCTGGAGTCTCTGGTTTTCCCTGCCACAGAGAGCACCCCTGAGGTGAACGCGAGGGTCACCATGCTCATCATCAATCACCGCTTGGAGGACTACGAGAACTTTGCGGTGTTATTTGCCAGCGAGAGGAGTTTGGCCGCCTGTGATGAGCTCTGGATGGACTGCCTGGAAAAGAACCAAGCCGCCTTTCAGCAGCACGACACACTCATCGAACTGACCTCCACCCTCATGAGTAAACTCCACAGCGACAGCGCTAACGTGAGCCACTGCAGGAAGCTGATGAAAGTCATCGCAGACATTTTCTCTGCGCTGTCCTTAGAGGGCAAGAACAAAGCGTTGGCTGCGATGTTGAGTCTGTCCAGCAGGGGGTTCTTTGATTGCCCCGTCCCGTCTGCTGTGACGGATGGGTTCGAACAGGAGCTCAACATGGCCTTCAACTGCATCATCCAAGGAGGGGGCGCAGCGGCGTCGCAGGGCACTCTGAACACAGCCGTCTCTTTAGTAGCCAGAGTTGCGTTTCAGAACCCAGAAGCGGCTTTGAGGTCTTGTTGTCATTCAGCTATTTTCAATAAAGGTGCTTTCTCTCTTATGGCGAAgatcctgcagcagctgccgGGACTCCGagggcagagagaaagaaaggatgaAGCTCAAAGTGATGACGAGAAAAGTAGAGAGGCAGACGAAAGCATGGATGAAGGAAAGGATGTCGTGAGTGGAAGCGCTTTGCTCTGCAGGTGTCTACGGGAGATCATTAAGACCAAATCTTTGTCAGCCAGTGAAAAAGAGCAGTTCCTAAAGTATCTGGGTTTGCTGATGACGCCTGACATGACATCCGAGGGAGAGGAACATAAGAGGGAAAGCTTTCTGACACCTCAGGAGGTTGTAAACGTCTTTGTCCTGCCTAATCTCTCCACTACAG CTCAAAGCTCCTTTGATGTAGAACTGAGTCTGCAGCTTCTCcactctgctctgtctgtggaCGTCCAGGAGCCAGCCTCATCTCCTCACTGGGTGATGGACTGCTTTCCCTTTCCCCTCCTCTACGTCCTGGCCCAGCTGCTCAACCAGACTCTCAG GTGTTGGGAGCAGCCAGCAGAGGACAGTGTCCACCACTGGACCATGGACACCAAGGAGCTGCTGGTGTCGGTGCTGATCACACTGGGGCAGGTGGTGGGTGCAGAGGTGGCGGCGGCCCCCAGCAGCTGGTCCAGAGCTCTGTTCTGGCTCTACAACAAAATGGAGGAACTAGACTGGACGGTTCGTTTCCACCTGAAGCCCATTTGGGGGGAACACTTTAAAAATGAGGTTCCTTCATCTCTGCTGACTGTGTGTGATCTACCTGAGCAG GAGTGGTCTGGTCTGGACCTGTCTCAGTATGGACAGGGTACTGGTCTACTGGCCTGGATGGAGTGCTGCTCTACATCAGACGCTCTGCTGTCCACCATGTTGTCCCGTCTCTCTCTGGACCAGCGCCGGCCCGACCACGTCAGCATGTTCAGCAAAGGCCTGCTGGTGGCTCTGACCCAGACCCTCCCCTGGTGCTCCGTCTCCCAGTGGACCAGATTGCTGAGAGTCCTGAGGGAGCTCATCACCTCAGGTCGCCTCCACATTCCCTTCTCGCTCGAGTACGTGGACTACCTGCCCCTCCTGGATCTGAGGAGGTTTTCATGCGAGCTGcgcctgtctgtcctcctgctgcGAGTCCTTCAGCTGCTCTGCGGCTCCAGCTGTTCCGACTGGCTGGCGGCGGACGGTTGGGCGCACGTCGGCAGGTTATACGCCCACGCTGTGCGGGACATGATGAACTCAGTAAGAGCCAAGCTGCCTCTTCCTACGTCAAGTGCTGTGACCGTCTCTGCTTCAACGTCTCCATCCTGCACGTCAGTCAAAGCTCCTAAAATGTCCAAAGACCTTCATCAAGCAGAGGACTGTCCTCTGACGTCCAAAAAGTCTCCAATGGAGGACGAGGTGGAGACAGCTCCCTGCCAGGAAGTCCTTTTTGTACTCAGCCAGCTCTTCTGCCACGTTCAGCACATCCAG GTGATGATGCCCGGAGGTCAGTGTGAACCGCTGTTTCTCTGCAGTCTGGAGATCCTCAGCCACTATGAGGCCATCATGGCCGCTTTCCCAAACAGCAGCAACGCACTGGAGAGCGACAACACCCGCCACTTTTTCTCCACCATCACAGATAACCTGGAGAACCTGGAGATGAAGGCGGTCCTGCAGCAGAAAATCGCTCAGCTGGTGTCATCGGCTGCTTAA